The genomic DNA GAGCCACCTTGATACACATAATCAATCTCCGCGTTTTCACTGTCTAGTTGAACACTCAGATCAATGCCAGCGCTGCCAGATTCTTTAAATAACACCGTGTCATAACCGCCAGAGCCATCAACACTATCGCCGAAACCAACCACAAAAATATTGTTGTTACTATCACCAACAAAGCTATCAGCATAGTCAGAACCAATCAGCGTGTTCATGCCTGTGACACTATCAAAACCTGTAACTTGTTCGTTTTCCAGATCAATGGTAACGCCTTGGCTATAATCACTATAATCCAGATAATCGCTACCACTCCCACCAAGTTCATCAAAACCCTTAAAGGTGATAGAGGTTGAGCTGGCTGAATCTAAAATGCCCCCAAGCTCGTCTTGCAATGTGGAAATAACGCCATCACCTTCAGCATCAATTTGCCAGTTGTAGCTGTTATTTACCGCGGCTAATACATGAATAGAGTCATCACTTTTGGTCGCTTCTATGTTTTCAGTATTTAAAAACTCAACGCTACCGTTATCCCCCAGATTACCCTCGTTATCGCCGTTTATTTGCCAATTGCTGGTGGTGACTGTACTGCCAACCGCGACGGTATCTGATCCATCCCCTCCATCAAATTGAACGAGAAAGTTACTTTCACCAAGTTCAAGAAAAGATTGGTCAACGGTAAATGTGTCATCTTCGTCTGTGCCAGTGACGGTGATAACACTGGCGGCGCCTACGCTATCTATCTTACGCTCGGCAAGTACCGCGCCATTATCTTGATTGTTAATCAGCTGGATATATTGCTCATTGGCGGCGTTTTCTATCACTTGTAAAGTGACATCATTAGCGCCGGCCACTAATGTGGCTAATGGATCAGCGGATAGCAAAAGCCTAGGTTCTAACTGCTCGATAGCAAATGTGTTGTTTTGCGCAGGCGTTAGCCCCCATTTCGAGGACTTAATGGCGGTATTTATCCCCGTCATCAAGCTCGATAATCTAAGGGGGTGAACGGCATTTCTTCCCTGCGTTGAAACGTTTAAATCGTCCAGTTGTTTATCCATAACTTTAACCTTCTAGGGTTCTGTGGCACCAGAACCCTTACACTAATTGTGGTTTTTTTAACCACCAAAAAGCAAAAATGCACAGCTCAAAGAGCTGTGCTATCCATTTTATTACTTGTTTTTGTTCTGCTAAATTGCAGACTGAGCTTAATGAACGCTACCATGCTCATCTGCTCGACTTTGTATTGGTTGTTCGCTCTGCAACATCTTATTGAGGTTTCGCAACGAGTGCAGATGCAAGTACACAAGCTCTAGCCCATCTGTGGCAAACAGCGCAGATAACGCCTCTTGGGGTAAGGCTTTTAACTTCTCTTTATTGATCACTTTAAAGCCTGTTAAAGTGCGTTCTTCGCCTGTAGGTAGAGTGAACTTCGCCCCCATATCTTCAAACAGATCAAGCTCGACCAGTTTGTTACAAAATGCTTGGGTGCGTTGGTAATGATTTTGGTAGTCTTGAAGAAAACTCAATACTTTTTCTAAGTACTGGGTTTGCTCACCATCAGAATCAAATAAGCGCTCACCTTTATCTTGCTGATTGCAACCCGCATAAGACTCATCAAGGCACAAGGTGAGTGTTTTCTCTTCGTCTGTGCTTGCAAAAACAAAGGGATAGCGTCTGACAAAAGCAGGAATATATTTCGCTACCCACTGCCCTTGATCGTTCACATATAAATTTTCGTCTTGCTTGATCCCCATAACAACCACGGGGAGCAACTGCTTTCCTTCTCCGGCAAATACAATAGAATAATCCTGAGCAGCATGTGGAAACTCCGCTGCCATCAAGGGCACTGAGTTGACCTTTTTCGCAAAGTCATAATTATTCTCAGCCTTAATCGACCAATTTTGATGGCGCTTCTTATTGACTGCTTCTACTTGTCCGTAAATCAATAGTTGTGTAGCCACGTTGAACTCCTTTTCCTATTTTA from Vibrio rarus includes the following:
- a CDS encoding SapC family protein produces the protein MATQLLIYGQVEAVNKKRHQNWSIKAENNYDFAKKVNSVPLMAAEFPHAAQDYSIVFAGEGKQLLPVVVMGIKQDENLYVNDQGQWVAKYIPAFVRRYPFVFASTDEEKTLTLCLDESYAGCNQQDKGERLFDSDGEQTQYLEKVLSFLQDYQNHYQRTQAFCNKLVELDLFEDMGAKFTLPTGEERTLTGFKVINKEKLKALPQEALSALFATDGLELVYLHLHSLRNLNKMLQSEQPIQSRADEHGSVH